The Acidobacteriota bacterium genomic sequence GGCGGCTCCTGAGCCCTGACGAACGGAGCTGTGCTCGCGCTGCGGATACCCCGGAAGGGAGATTGACTTGATCTTCGTGCTGTATGCCGTCCATGTGACGGTCTCGCTCTTTCTGGTCCTCGTCGTCCTGCTGCAGCAGGGCAAGGGGGCCGACCTGTCCGTGTTCGGCGGCGGCGCGTCTCAGGCTGCCTTCGGTGCCCGCGGCGCGGCCACGCTTCTGCACAAGCTGACCGTCGGCTGCTTCGTCCTCTTCATCGTGACGACGCTCTCGATCGGCTTCCTGCAGAAGCAGGACACCTCATCGGTCATGAGCGGCGTCGGCTCCGTGATGGACGACGTCCAGACCTCCGAGCCGGAAACGGCGCCGGCTCAGGAATCGGAGAGCGCGCCGGCGGAAGCCGAAGGCGACTCGACCGAAGCCGGGACCGGAAGCGACGACCAGGGCTAGATCCAGCGGACGACGTGGCCAGAGCCGAAGTGGCGGAATTGGTAGACGCGCACGGTTGAGGGCCGTGTGGGGCAACCCGTGCCGGTTCGAGTCCGGCCTTCGGCACCACCCTCAGAAGAAACCCGCCGCGGCGTGACCGGCGCAGCCGATCGCCGGCCGCGTCGGCTGCCGCCTACTGGCGCTTGGCGCTCTTGATGGCGATGGTCTCGTCGGGCACGTCCCCCATGCCGTTCCTCATGCCCGTCTTGACCTTCGAGATCGCGTCGACGACCTCGAGGCCCTCGACGACCTCGCCGAACACGGCGTAGCCGAAGTCGCCGCCGGAAGCGTCGAGGCCATCGTTGTCCACGGAGTTGATGAAGAACTGGGCGGTCGCCGTGTGGGGCCCCGGGAGCCTCGCCATCGAGATCGTGCCGCGCTTGTTCGAAAGGCCGTTCTTCGACTCGTTCTCGATCTCCGGGCGGGTGATCTTCCGCTGAAGATCCGACGTGAAACCGCCGCCCTGGATCATGAAGCCGTCGATCACCCGGTGGAAGATTGTCCCGTCGTACCATCCGCGGTCCACATAGTCGAGGAAGTTCTCGACGGTGATCGGCGCCTTCTCCGGG encodes the following:
- the secG gene encoding preprotein translocase subunit SecG — its product is MLYAVHVTVSLFLVLVVLLQQGKGADLSVFGGGASQAAFGARGAATLLHKLTVGCFVLFIVTTLSIGFLQKQDTSSVMSGVGSVMDDVQTSEPETAPAQESESAPAEAEGDSTEAGTGSDDQG
- a CDS encoding peptidylprolyl isomerase, whose amino-acid sequence is MHSSLTGPWSRFLIYAASTVLLAAPSLGQDTSPRVALETSHGTIVLELNPEKAPITVENFLDYVDRGWYDGTIFHRVIDGFMIQGGGFTSDLQRKITRPEIENESKNGLSNKRGTISMARLPGPHTATAQFFINSVDNDGLDASGGDFGYAVFGEVVEGLEVVDAISKVKTGMRNGMGDVPDETIAIKSAKRQ